The genomic window CTCGCACGCACGAACCTTCTCCCCCCGCCTGCGTACCAGGACGCAGCCTCGTCGCTTGTGGAGCTACGACAGCCGTGGTAGCTTTTTGACGCTCCCAAGCGGGCTTTTCGAGATGCCGCCGGCCGTGCGACGCCGGGGGTGTCGAACAACTCAGGCGGAAAGGATCCGACCTCCCGTGAGCATTCAACCCGTTCGGCTGACCCGTTTCGAGCTCGAGGTGATGGAAGAGCTTTGGAAGCTGGGTCAGGGCTCCGTCCGCGACGTGCTGGAAGCCTTGCCGGCTCGCCGTCGCCCGGCCTACACCACCGTTCAGACCATCGTCCGTCGCCTCGAAGAGAAGGGGGCGGTGGATCATGTGCAGAAAATCGGCAACGCCCACATCTTCCGGCCCCGGGTCAGCCGCAAGGCGGCCTATCGCCGGCTGGTGGATGATTTTCTCGACATCTTTGGAGGCTCCGCCCGGCCACTGGTGGCCCATCTGGCGGAGTCCGGCAAATTGAGCCTGGAAGACCTGCGGGAGGCGGAGGAGCTGCTCGCCGCCGACGTTCCCTCGGGTTCCTGAAGAACCAGGATTCTTTCGAGCAGTGATGGAGGGGCCGGCCATCGGTGAGACCGTGATGTTCAGCGCTGTGCTGACCGGCATCGGGCGTTTGCTCGAAGCCTGGGTGGAGTTTGCCTCG from Acidobacteriota bacterium includes these protein-coding regions:
- a CDS encoding BlaI/MecI/CopY family transcriptional regulator, which encodes MSIQPVRLTRFELEVMEELWKLGQGSVRDVLEALPARRRPAYTTVQTIVRRLEEKGAVDHVQKIGNAHIFRPRVSRKAAYRRLVDDFLDIFGGSARPLVAHLAESGKLSLEDLREAEELLAADVPSGS